GCGAGAGCAGAGATATGATCTTGACAGAAGCTCCGGGCTCGGGTTCGGGCTGTGGATTCTCCGTGCCTATCTGATGTCGGGAAGCCACTAGGCGCAGCGATGCCCTTCTAACGGAGGCGAGATCGTTCTGCGTCTGCGAGGACGCCCCTAGCTAGAGCGCGTCTATTCGGGCGCCGCCGGTCCTCGATCGTGGTGCGCATACAAAGGCCCCGAGACCATTTCTGATCTCGGGGCCGGCCGGTTGCTGGATTGGCGGACGGCCCCGTAAAGTCGGCGCTCTGCGCCGCCCACGGGGCTCACGTAAAGCGTGCCGCTCCGCGGCCCGCCGCGTGCCTCCGCCTAGCGGCGAAGCCACGTGACAAGAAAGGGGAGGACCGAAGTCCTCCCCTTTTTTGTTTTACGTGGCGTCCCCACGGAGGTTTGAACTCCGGTTACCGGCGTGAAAGGCCGGGGTCCTGGGCCACTAGACGATGGGGACAATAAGCAAAGGAGGCTTGCGCCTCTAGGGTGGGCCGTCAGGGATTCGAACCCTGGACCGTCGGATTAAAAGTCCGCTGCTCTACCAACTGAGCTAACAGCCCAAGTATCCGGAATCCCATTGGTAATTTTACTGACTTCCTTCGCCCCCGCCGGTCCGTGTGCCACTTGGTGTGCCATTAGAAGGAAATCGTTTGTTCAGTACCTCTCGTGCGTCATCGATTCGCGGGTGGATGTACCGACTGGTGGTGTGCTTGTCGGTGTGGCCGGCCATATACGCCAAACCGCTCAAATGTCCACTCTTTCGAGCCCCATCGTCGGTCGCGGCGTGCCGAAAGTCCCGCATATCTAGGGACTTGAGGTCGTCGGGGTCGAGTCCGAGAGACTTGGCAGCGGTCCGGAGGCTTTTGCGGTAATCCCACCGCTGAAAGATGGGGCCGACGTCGACCCCTTGGGCCGCAAGTGATTCGTAGGCTCGGTCGGTCAGGGGTAGCTCGCGCTCGTACCCGTTCTTATCGATGTCTTTCGTGACGTGCAGTGTCTTTCGGTCCAGGCGGAAGTGGCGACCGGCCTCGAGACGGAAGATCCCGTCGTGACGCAGCCCGGTGTCCCACGCGACCGTGAACAGGTCGCGAACTGGATGCCCCTTCCGCGTCCGCTCCGGAAGGGCGCGCAGAAGTGATTCAACCTGCGCGTCGGTCAGGCCAACCCTTCGCGTATCAATCGCTCGGGTCCCTCTCGCTCTCTTCTTCGGAAGCGGAATGAACGGCGGTTGATCGATCAGTCCTTCGTCAAACGCCCAGCGCAGGCACTGGCGAAGCGGGACCAGGTCGCGCCGCACGGTCGTTGCGGTGACAGATTTCAGTCGTTCCTTGATATACTCGCGGACAGCGTGCGGCGTAACATCGGACACCGACTCGAAGCGTTCGGCGAGGAAGACGGTACGTTTCGCCTGCGTCGTCCAGTACCGCTCTGACACGGTGCCGTCGATGTCATCGAGCCATTGATCAAAGAGCTCGGCGATGATCGGATTCCCGACTAGCTTCTTCGTCGCCCGGGCGAGCTCTTCTTTGTAGATGCGATTCGCTTCGACTTTTGCTTCAGCCTTGTCAGTGCACCCTGTCGATCGTCGGTACTTGCGGCCTGCGATGCGGAACTGCGTGATGAGCTTGTTCGTGCGCGGATCCCGTTGAAGGGTTGGACCTTCTGCTTTTCGAGCCATTGATTCAGTTCCTCCCGTTCGAAAAAGACTCGGTTTCCAATAACAACCGCCGGTACGTGGGGTCGTACGTGCCGATCAAATCCCCGCGCGCTCACGCGCAGATATTCCATCGCCTCTG
This genomic stretch from Rhodothermales bacterium harbors:
- a CDS encoding tyrosine-type recombinase/integrase, coding for MARKAEGPTLQRDPRTNKLITQFRIAGRKYRRSTGCTDKAEAKVEANRIYKEELARATKKLVGNPIIAELFDQWLDDIDGTVSERYWTTQAKRTVFLAERFESVSDVTPHAVREYIKERLKSVTATTVRRDLVPLRQCLRWAFDEGLIDQPPFIPLPKKRARGTRAIDTRRVGLTDAQVESLLRALPERTRKGHPVRDLFTVAWDTGLRHDGIFRLEAGRHFRLDRKTLHVTKDIDKNGYERELPLTDRAYESLAAQGVDVGPIFQRWDYRKSLRTAAKSLGLDPDDLKSLDMRDFRHAATDDGARKSGHLSGLAYMAGHTDKHTTSRYIHPRIDDAREVLNKRFPSNGTPSGTRTGGGEGSQ